A single Pan troglodytes isolate AG18354 chromosome X, NHGRI_mPanTro3-v2.0_pri, whole genome shotgun sequence DNA region contains:
- the EDA gene encoding ectodysplasin-A isoform X3 — MGYPEVERRELLPAAAPRERGSQGCGCGGAPARAGEGNSCLLFLGFFGLSLALHLLTLCCYLELRSELRRERGAESRLGGSGTPGTSGTLSSLGGLDPDSPITSHLGQPSPKQQPLEPGEAALHSDSQDGHQGHQ, encoded by the coding sequence ATGGGCTACCCGGAGGTGGAGCGCAGGGAACTCCTGCCTGCAGCAGCGCCGCGGGAGCGAGGGAGCCAGGGCTGCGGGTGTGGCGGGGCCCCTGCCCGGGCGGGCGAAGGGAACAGCTGCCTGCTCTTCCTGGGTTTCTTTGGCCTCTCGCTGGCCCTCCACCTGCTGACGTTGTGCTGCTACCTAGAGTTGCGCTCGGAGTTGCGGCGGGAACGTGGAGCCGAGTCCCGCCTTGGCGGCTCGGGCACCCCTGGCACCTCTGGCACCCTAAGCAGCCTCGGTGGCCTCGACCCTGACAGCCCCATCACCAGTCACCTTGGGCAGCCGTCACCTAAGCAGCAGCCATTGGAACCGGGAGAAGCCGCACTCCACTCTGACTCCCAGGACGGGCACCAG